Proteins encoded in a region of the Streptomyces sp. PCS3-D2 genome:
- a CDS encoding multidrug efflux SMR transporter has protein sequence MAWLLVVVAGLLETGFAVCLKLSHGFTRLWPTVAFACFALGSFGLLTLALKKLDVGPAYAVWTGIGAAGTAIYGMVFLGDLVSTLKLVSITLVILGVIGLQLSGSAH, from the coding sequence ATGGCGTGGCTGCTGGTCGTCGTCGCCGGACTCCTGGAGACGGGTTTCGCGGTCTGCCTGAAGCTCTCCCACGGATTCACCCGGCTCTGGCCGACGGTGGCCTTCGCCTGCTTCGCCCTCGGCAGCTTCGGCCTGCTGACCCTGGCCCTCAAGAAGCTGGACGTGGGGCCGGCCTATGCGGTCTGGACGGGCATCGGTGCGGCCGGTACGGCGATCTACGGGATGGTCTTCCTCGGCGACCTGGTCTCCACCCTCAAACTCGTCTCGATCACGCTGGTCATCCTGGGGGTCATCGGGCTCCAGCTGTCCGGATCGGCGCACTGA
- a CDS encoding TetR/AcrR family transcriptional regulator, which yields MPAARDTLLDAAAAALAARPWPDVRMVEVAAAAGVSRQTLYNEFGGKAGLGRALVRRAADRYLEGVDEALSTRERAPERLAAVAEWTVRAAREHPLLRALLTGGWGPGLPAAGRREPGPGELARTVRDRAAAALTPAEGPQRCELAVRLALSYVIAPGEEPGPGELIGLLSAPIRTAGAR from the coding sequence ATGCCGGCAGCCCGGGACACCTTGCTGGACGCGGCGGCAGCGGCGCTCGCGGCGCGCCCCTGGCCGGACGTCCGGATGGTCGAGGTCGCCGCCGCGGCCGGGGTGTCGCGGCAGACCCTCTACAACGAGTTCGGCGGCAAGGCGGGGCTGGGCCGCGCCCTGGTCCGGCGCGCTGCCGACCGGTACCTGGAAGGGGTGGACGAGGCCCTGTCCACCCGGGAGCGGGCCCCGGAGCGGCTCGCCGCCGTTGCGGAGTGGACGGTGCGGGCGGCCCGCGAGCACCCCCTCCTGCGGGCCCTGCTGACCGGCGGCTGGGGGCCGGGCCTGCCCGCGGCGGGCCGGCGTGAACCAGGACCCGGGGAGCTCGCCCGCACCGTCCGGGACCGGGCGGCCGCGGCGCTCACTCCGGCGGAGGGGCCGCAGCGGTGCGAACTGGCGGTGCGGCTCGCCCTCTCGTACGTGATCGCCCCGGGCGAGGAGCCCGGGCCGGGGGAGCTGATCGGACTGCTCAGTGCGCCGATCCGGACAGCTGGAGCCCGATGA
- the hisN gene encoding histidinol-phosphatase, translating into MPEYENDLRLALELADAADVTTMERFRALDLKVETKPDMTPVSEADKAAEEVVRAGITAARPDDAILGEEYGLMGSGPRRWVVDPIDGTKNYVRGVPVWATLISLMTEGEDGVFRPVVGVVSAPALGRRWWAAQGSGAYSGGALGERTAIGVSRVGGLGDASFAYSSLSGWEEQGRLPGFLDLTRACWRTRGYGDFWPYMMVAEGSLDLCAEPELNLWDMAAVAVVVQEAGGRFSSLDGVDGVHGGNAAASNGLLHEEMLDLLRPRA; encoded by the coding sequence ATGCCCGAGTATGAGAATGACCTGCGCCTCGCCCTCGAACTCGCCGACGCGGCGGACGTCACCACGATGGAACGGTTCCGCGCCCTCGACCTCAAGGTCGAGACGAAGCCGGACATGACCCCGGTGAGCGAGGCGGACAAGGCAGCGGAGGAGGTCGTGCGGGCCGGCATCACGGCGGCCCGGCCGGACGACGCCATCCTGGGCGAGGAGTACGGGCTCATGGGCAGCGGCCCGCGCCGCTGGGTCGTGGACCCGATCGACGGCACGAAGAACTACGTGCGCGGGGTCCCCGTCTGGGCGACCCTGATCTCCTTGATGACGGAGGGGGAGGACGGCGTCTTCCGCCCGGTGGTCGGCGTGGTGTCCGCCCCGGCGCTGGGCCGGCGCTGGTGGGCGGCGCAGGGCTCCGGCGCGTACTCGGGCGGTGCGCTCGGGGAGCGCACCGCGATCGGCGTGTCCCGGGTGGGCGGACTGGGCGACGCCTCGTTCGCGTACTCCTCGCTGAGCGGCTGGGAGGAGCAGGGGCGGCTGCCCGGCTTCCTGGACCTCACGCGGGCGTGCTGGCGCACCCGGGGGTACGGCGACTTCTGGCCGTACATGATGGTCGCGGAGGGCTCCCTGGACCTGTGTGCCGAGCCGGAGCTGAACCTGTGGGACATGGCGGCCGTCGCGGTGGTCGTGCAGGAGGCGGGCGGCCGCTTCAGCAGCCTGGACGGGGTCGACGGCGTGCACGGCGGGAACGCGGCGGCGTCGAACGGACTGCTCCACGAGGAGATGCTCGACCTGCTCCGCCCGCGCGCCTGA
- a CDS encoding cyclic nucleotide-binding/CBS domain-containing protein, giving the protein MLVRDAMSTVILTLGPAHTLRQAACLMSGRRVGAAVVLDPDHSGIGILTERDVLNSIGAGHDPDRESVAAHTTNNVVFCTPDATLQEAAEAMAHGGFRHLIVLEHGGPVGIVSVRDVIRCWVPARRAVSA; this is encoded by the coding sequence ATGCTCGTCCGCGACGCCATGAGCACCGTGATCCTCACCCTCGGACCCGCACACACCCTCCGACAGGCGGCTTGCCTGATGTCCGGCCGGCGCGTCGGCGCGGCCGTCGTCCTCGACCCCGACCACAGCGGAATCGGCATCCTGACCGAACGCGACGTCCTCAACTCGATCGGCGCGGGCCACGACCCCGACCGGGAGTCGGTGGCCGCGCACACCACCAACAACGTCGTCTTCTGCACCCCGGACGCGACGCTGCAGGAAGCCGCCGAGGCGATGGCCCACGGCGGCTTCCGACACCTGATCGTGCTGGAGCACGGCGGACCGGTGGGCATCGTGTCCGTGCGCGACGTCATCCGCTGCTGGGTCCCGGCCCGGCGCGCGGTCTCCGCCTGA
- a CDS encoding catalase: MMQEAHVTQGPLTTEAGAPVADNQNSETAGIGGPVLVQDQLLLEKLAHFNRERIPERVVHARGAGAYGTFTLTRDVSQWTRAAFLSEVGKQTETFLRFSTVAGNLGSADAVRDPRGWALKFYTEEGNYDLVGNNTPVFFIKDAIKFPDFIHTQKRDPYTGSQEADNVWDFWGLSPESTHQVTWLFGDRGIPASYRHMNGYGSHTFQWNNEAGEVFWVKYHFKTDQGIKNLTQAEANVLAGEDPDSHQRDLREAIERGDFPTWTVQVQIMPAADAATYRFNPFDLTKVWPHADYPPIEIGTLELNRNPENVFAEVEQSIFSPAHFVPGIGPSPDKMLQGRLFGYGDAHRYRVGINADHLPVNRPHATEARTNSRDGYLYDGRHKGAKNYEPNSFGGPHETGRPLWQPFAVTGGTGNHATPVHSEDDDFVQAGNLYRLYSEEEKSRLVENLSGFIARVSRDDIVERAIDNFRRADGDFGKRLEAAVQALRA, translated from the coding sequence ATGATGCAGGAGGCGCACGTGACGCAGGGACCGCTCACCACCGAGGCCGGGGCGCCGGTGGCCGACAACCAGAACAGTGAGACGGCCGGCATCGGCGGTCCCGTTCTGGTCCAGGACCAGCTCCTGCTGGAGAAGCTCGCGCACTTCAACCGCGAGCGCATCCCGGAGCGAGTGGTGCACGCCCGCGGCGCCGGCGCGTACGGCACCTTCACGCTGACCCGCGACGTCTCGCAGTGGACGCGGGCCGCGTTCCTGTCCGAGGTCGGCAAGCAGACCGAGACCTTCCTGCGCTTCTCCACCGTCGCGGGCAACCTGGGCAGCGCCGACGCGGTGCGCGACCCCCGGGGCTGGGCGCTGAAGTTCTACACCGAGGAGGGCAACTACGACCTCGTCGGCAACAACACCCCGGTGTTCTTCATCAAGGACGCCATCAAGTTCCCCGACTTCATCCACACCCAGAAGCGCGACCCGTACACCGGCTCGCAGGAGGCGGACAACGTCTGGGACTTCTGGGGTCTGTCGCCGGAGTCCACCCACCAGGTGACCTGGTTGTTCGGTGACCGGGGCATCCCGGCGTCCTACCGCCACATGAACGGCTACGGCTCGCACACGTTCCAGTGGAACAACGAGGCCGGCGAGGTCTTCTGGGTCAAGTACCACTTCAAGACCGACCAGGGCATCAAGAACCTCACCCAGGCCGAGGCCAACGTCCTCGCCGGCGAGGACCCCGACAGCCACCAGCGCGACCTGCGCGAGGCCATCGAGCGCGGTGACTTCCCGACCTGGACCGTGCAGGTGCAGATCATGCCGGCGGCCGACGCGGCGACCTACCGCTTCAACCCCTTCGACCTCACCAAGGTGTGGCCGCATGCGGACTACCCGCCGATCGAGATCGGCACGCTGGAGCTCAACCGCAACCCGGAGAACGTCTTCGCCGAGGTCGAGCAGTCCATCTTCAGCCCGGCGCACTTCGTCCCCGGCATCGGCCCGTCCCCGGACAAGATGCTCCAGGGCCGCCTCTTCGGCTACGGCGACGCCCACCGCTACCGCGTCGGCATCAACGCCGATCACCTGCCGGTGAACCGGCCGCACGCCACCGAGGCGCGCACCAACTCCCGAGACGGCTACCTGTACGACGGCCGCCACAAGGGTGCGAAGAACTACGAGCCGAACAGCTTCGGAGGCCCGCACGAGACCGGTCGTCCGCTGTGGCAGCCGTTCGCGGTCACCGGTGGCACCGGCAACCACGCCACCCCCGTGCACAGCGAGGACGACGACTTCGTCCAGGCGGGCAACCTCTACCGGCTGTACTCCGAGGAGGAGAAGAGCCGCCTGGTGGAAAACCTCTCCGGTTTCATCGCCAGGGTCTCCCGCGACGACATCGTCGAGCGTGCGATCGACAACTTCCGCCGGGCGGACGGCGACTTCGGCAAGCGCCTGGAGGCCGCGGTCCAGGCCCTCCGCGCCTGA
- a CDS encoding Fur family transcriptional regulator, with amino-acid sequence MSDLLERLRGRGWRMTAQRRVVAEVLDGDHVHLTADEVHARAVAKLPEISRATVYNTLGELVSLGEVLEVATDRRAKRYDPNAYRPHQHLVCAQCGAIRDVHPAGNPLADLPDSERFGFVVSAVEVTYRGLCPNCAGA; translated from the coding sequence ATGAGTGACCTGCTGGAACGACTTCGCGGACGCGGCTGGCGCATGACGGCACAGCGGCGTGTCGTGGCCGAGGTGCTCGACGGTGACCACGTGCACCTGACGGCCGACGAGGTGCACGCACGCGCCGTGGCCAAGCTGCCGGAGATCTCGCGGGCGACCGTGTACAACACGCTGGGCGAGCTGGTCTCCCTCGGCGAGGTGCTGGAAGTCGCCACGGACCGGCGCGCCAAGCGGTACGACCCGAACGCCTACCGGCCGCACCAGCACCTGGTCTGCGCGCAGTGCGGCGCCATCCGCGACGTCCACCCCGCGGGCAATCCGCTGGCCGACCTGCCCGACTCGGAGCGCTTCGGCTTCGTGGTGTCGGCGGTCGAGGTCACCTACCGCGGCCTCTGCCCGAACTGCGCGGGCGCCTGA
- a CDS encoding tetratricopeptide repeat protein, whose protein sequence is MGDRSTLLETGRFVRAQAEAGTGANESAPVADTQTALTDAEFAQEMFAETDAASDAELEARHRVAADKGDPGAMSVLGALLLRRGDLDGAEPYLRGATAEGDRAAANNLGVLLLQRGYPDEAAGWWRVAAVAGSAPAAHALGRHFRERGDEPAAEYWLRQAAESGHALGAYGLADLLEHRGDKGVEQWFRAAAEQGHREAAYRLARHLRKGDPAEAEQWYRQAAARGHRRAALHLGALLEARGELKEAGRWYLTSAKQGEARAACALGFLLRDAGDEESAAAWWHRAAKDGDGNAANALGALHAARGETQTAERWYRTAMDAGDQNGAYNLALLCAAQDRTAQAEQWYRRAAYAGHREAANALAIMLLQVGDAAGAEPWFSKAAEAGSVDAAFNLGILFASRDEDRTALKWYERAASAGHTDAALQVGIALVRDGEERAAERHLRCAAGGGSAEAAFRLAALLESLAPPPEPPALGEPVGSAPRTESEEWYERAAELGHRRAQVRVGMLAAARGDMESAARWYREAAEAGSRNGAFNLGLLLAREGSEPEAALWWTRAAVAGHGRAALRLGLLAARHGDLAEGQKWCARAMELGPAEVSERAARLREALAEELSA, encoded by the coding sequence ATGGGGGACAGGTCAACTCTGCTGGAGACAGGGCGGTTTGTGAGGGCGCAGGCCGAAGCGGGCACAGGAGCCAACGAGTCGGCACCCGTTGCCGACACGCAGACCGCGCTGACCGATGCGGAGTTCGCGCAGGAGATGTTCGCCGAGACCGACGCGGCGAGTGACGCCGAGCTGGAGGCCCGGCACCGGGTGGCCGCCGACAAGGGCGACCCCGGTGCCATGAGCGTGCTCGGCGCGCTGCTGCTGCGCCGCGGAGACCTGGACGGCGCCGAGCCCTACCTGCGCGGGGCCACCGCCGAGGGGGACCGCGCCGCCGCCAACAACCTGGGCGTCCTGCTGCTCCAGCGGGGCTACCCCGACGAGGCCGCCGGCTGGTGGCGGGTCGCCGCCGTGGCCGGGTCCGCACCCGCCGCGCACGCCCTGGGCCGCCACTTCCGCGAGCGCGGCGACGAGCCGGCCGCCGAGTACTGGCTGCGCCAGGCGGCGGAATCCGGCCACGCGCTGGGTGCGTACGGGCTGGCCGACCTGCTGGAGCACCGCGGGGACAAGGGCGTGGAGCAGTGGTTCCGCGCTGCTGCCGAACAGGGCCACCGCGAGGCCGCCTACCGGCTGGCCAGGCACCTGCGCAAGGGCGACCCCGCCGAGGCCGAGCAGTGGTACCGGCAGGCCGCCGCCCGCGGGCACCGGCGCGCGGCGCTCCACCTGGGCGCCCTGCTGGAGGCGCGTGGGGAGCTCAAGGAGGCCGGGCGCTGGTACCTGACCTCCGCCAAGCAGGGTGAGGCGCGGGCCGCGTGTGCGCTCGGCTTCCTGCTGCGTGACGCCGGCGACGAGGAGAGCGCGGCCGCGTGGTGGCACCGGGCGGCCAAAGACGGCGACGGCAACGCCGCCAACGCCCTGGGCGCGTTGCACGCCGCGCGGGGCGAGACCCAGACCGCGGAACGCTGGTACCGGACCGCCATGGACGCCGGAGATCAAAACGGGGCGTACAACCTTGCTTTGCTGTGCGCCGCACAGGACCGGACCGCGCAGGCCGAGCAGTGGTACCGGCGGGCTGCCTATGCCGGCCACCGCGAGGCGGCCAACGCGCTGGCCATCATGCTGCTCCAGGTCGGCGACGCGGCGGGCGCCGAGCCGTGGTTCTCGAAGGCCGCGGAGGCGGGCAGCGTGGACGCGGCCTTCAACCTCGGCATCCTCTTCGCCAGCCGCGACGAGGACCGTACGGCGCTGAAGTGGTACGAGCGGGCCGCCTCGGCGGGCCACACCGACGCCGCCCTCCAGGTCGGCATCGCGCTGGTACGGGACGGGGAGGAGCGGGCGGCCGAGCGTCACCTGCGCTGCGCGGCCGGCGGCGGCAGCGCGGAGGCGGCCTTCCGCCTGGCCGCGCTGCTGGAGTCGCTGGCCCCGCCGCCGGAGCCGCCGGCGCTGGGCGAGCCGGTCGGCAGCGCCCCGCGCACCGAGAGCGAGGAGTGGTACGAGCGCGCCGCGGAGCTGGGGCACCGCCGGGCCCAGGTGCGCGTCGGCATGTTGGCGGCAGCCCGCGGCGACATGGAGTCCGCCGCCCGCTGGTACCGGGAGGCGGCCGAGGCCGGGTCCCGCAACGGCGCGTTCAACCTGGGTCTGCTGCTGGCGCGAGAGGGCAGCGAGCCGGAGGCGGCGCTGTGGTGGACCCGGGCGGCGGTGGCCGGCCACGGCCGCGCCGCCCTGCGACTGGGCCTGCTGGCCGCCCGCCACGGCGATCTCGCGGAGGGGCAGAAGTGGTGCGCCCGCGCCATGGAACTGGGGCCCGCGGAGGTCTCGGAGCGGGCGGCCCGGCTGCGCGAGGCCCTGGCGGAGGAGCTCTCGGCGTGA
- a CDS encoding UPF0182 family protein has product MPDRGGGPSGPRMRVGRPSRRARTLLMTLGVLAVLGMLFIMFAGFWTDWLWFRSVKYSSVFTTTLWTKIGLFSVFGLLMTGAVGLNIWLAHRLRPPLSAMSMEQQSLDRYRMSIAPYKKWLLLGISVLVGLIAGASAAGQWKTWLMYVNGVPFGTKDPQFRMDVSFYTFDLPWYRFLLGFGFAAVVLSVIAATVVHYLYGGLRVTSPGARATAAATGHLSVLLGLFVTLKAVAYWLDRYGLAVKSSDFKAADNWTGLRYVDANAYLPAKTILVAIAAICAVLFFATLWRRTWQLPVIGFGLMVLSAILIGGLYPAIVQKFQVQPNEQAKESPYVQKNIKATREAYGIAGSEVTDYPGVSQTADRTKLRSQADSTASIRLLDPNIVSPAFQQLQQVKGYYAFPSTLAVDRYSGQDTVIGLRELNIGGIPKNNWINDHFKYTHGYGVVAAKGTTVGDQGAPDFTQSDLPSKGMFGTDFEQRIYYGEQTKQYSIVGGPQKELDYSDDNGEKETSYTGGSGVNLDNPVNRAAYALTFNEPQILYSGAIGEGSRILYNRTPKERVEAVAPWLTIDGAPYPAVVEGRIKWIVDAYTTTNGYPYASRTTLGQSTADSLTNSQRAVVAQENQVNYIRNSVKVTVDAYDGSVDLYQWDTEDPVLKTWMKAFPGTVKPKSEIDEPLMEHLRYPQDLFKVQRELLTRYHVTDPQTFLSGSEAWAVPDDPTTKAGTAVPPYYLSMKMPGQKEKDQVFSLTTTFTPNERPNLSAFMAVNADPTTQDYGKIRILKMPTSKPPDGPGQVQSKFQSEPKIAESIRLLRGGDSEIEYGNLLAVPLDGGMLYVEPVYVRSSGLKYPLLRKVLVTYGGQTAFEDTLEKALNVVFGAEAPTTPVPPAQPPGEGTVTPPTNQDPTVKAALSDAQKAIEEAEKARQAGDWAAFGKAQDDIKAALKRAIEAEAKATPPPAGG; this is encoded by the coding sequence ATGCCGGACCGCGGCGGAGGCCCTTCCGGGCCACGGATGAGAGTCGGACGCCCCTCCCGGCGTGCTCGCACTCTTCTCATGACCTTGGGCGTGCTGGCCGTCCTGGGAATGCTCTTCATCATGTTCGCCGGCTTCTGGACGGACTGGCTCTGGTTCCGCTCCGTGAAGTACTCCAGTGTCTTCACCACCACGCTGTGGACCAAGATCGGCCTCTTCAGCGTCTTCGGGCTGCTGATGACGGGCGCGGTCGGGCTGAACATCTGGCTGGCGCACCGGCTGCGGCCGCCGCTCAGCGCGATGTCGATGGAACAGCAGAGCCTCGACCGCTACCGGATGAGCATCGCCCCGTACAAGAAGTGGCTGCTCCTGGGCATCTCGGTGCTCGTCGGCCTGATCGCCGGAGCCTCGGCGGCCGGCCAGTGGAAGACCTGGCTCATGTACGTGAACGGGGTGCCCTTCGGCACGAAGGACCCCCAGTTCCGGATGGACGTGTCGTTCTACACCTTCGACCTGCCCTGGTACCGCTTCCTGCTCGGCTTCGGCTTCGCCGCCGTCGTGCTGTCGGTGATCGCCGCGACCGTCGTGCACTACCTGTACGGCGGACTGCGCGTGACGAGCCCGGGCGCCCGGGCCACCGCCGCCGCGACCGGCCACCTGTCGGTGCTGCTGGGCCTCTTCGTCACGCTCAAGGCGGTCGCGTACTGGCTCGACCGCTACGGGCTCGCCGTGAAGTCCAGTGACTTCAAGGCCGCCGACAACTGGACCGGTCTGCGGTACGTCGACGCGAACGCCTACCTGCCGGCGAAGACGATCCTGGTGGCCATCGCCGCGATCTGCGCCGTGCTGTTCTTCGCGACGCTGTGGCGCCGCACCTGGCAGCTGCCGGTGATCGGCTTCGGCCTGATGGTGCTCTCGGCCATCCTGATCGGCGGGCTCTACCCGGCGATCGTGCAGAAGTTCCAGGTCCAGCCGAACGAGCAGGCCAAGGAATCCCCGTACGTCCAGAAGAACATCAAGGCGACGCGCGAGGCCTACGGGATCGCCGGCTCCGAGGTCACCGACTACCCGGGCGTCTCGCAGACGGCGGACCGCACCAAGCTGCGTTCGCAGGCCGACTCCACCGCGAGCATCCGGCTCCTCGACCCGAACATCGTCTCGCCGGCCTTCCAGCAGCTCCAGCAGGTCAAGGGCTACTACGCCTTCCCGTCCACGCTGGCCGTGGACCGGTACAGCGGCCAGGACACGGTCATCGGACTGCGCGAGCTGAACATCGGCGGCATCCCGAAGAACAACTGGATCAACGACCACTTCAAGTACACGCACGGCTACGGCGTGGTCGCGGCCAAGGGCACCACCGTCGGCGACCAGGGCGCCCCCGACTTCACCCAGTCCGACCTCCCCTCCAAGGGCATGTTCGGCACGGACTTCGAGCAGCGGATCTACTACGGCGAGCAGACGAAGCAGTACTCGATCGTCGGCGGACCGCAGAAGGAGCTCGACTACTCCGACGACAACGGCGAGAAGGAGACCAGCTACACGGGCGGCTCCGGCGTCAACCTCGACAACCCCGTCAACCGGGCCGCCTACGCGCTGACCTTCAACGAGCCGCAGATCCTGTACTCGGGCGCCATCGGCGAGGGTTCGCGGATCCTGTACAACCGCACGCCCAAGGAGCGCGTCGAGGCCGTCGCCCCGTGGCTGACCATCGACGGCGCACCCTATCCGGCCGTGGTCGAGGGCCGGATCAAGTGGATCGTCGACGCGTACACGACCACCAACGGCTACCCGTACGCCTCGCGCACCACGCTGGGGCAGAGCACCGCGGACTCGCTCACCAACAGCCAGCGGGCCGTCGTGGCCCAGGAGAACCAGGTCAACTACATCCGCAACTCGGTGAAGGTCACCGTCGACGCTTACGACGGCTCGGTGGACCTGTACCAGTGGGACACCGAGGACCCGGTCCTGAAGACCTGGATGAAGGCGTTCCCGGGCACGGTCAAGCCCAAGAGCGAGATCGACGAGCCGCTCATGGAGCACCTCCGCTACCCGCAGGACCTCTTCAAGGTCCAGCGGGAGCTGCTGACCCGGTACCACGTCACCGACCCGCAGACCTTCCTCAGTGGCAGTGAGGCCTGGGCCGTCCCGGACGACCCGACGACCAAGGCCGGCACGGCGGTTCCGCCGTACTACCTGTCGATGAAGATGCCGGGCCAGAAGGAGAAGGACCAGGTCTTCTCGCTCACCACGACGTTCACGCCGAACGAGCGGCCCAACCTGAGCGCCTTCATGGCGGTCAACGCCGATCCGACGACGCAGGACTACGGCAAGATCAGAATTCTGAAGATGCCGACGAGCAAGCCGCCGGACGGCCCCGGCCAGGTGCAGAGCAAGTTCCAGTCGGAGCCGAAGATCGCCGAGTCCATCCGCCTGCTGCGCGGTGGCGACTCGGAGATCGAATACGGCAACCTGCTCGCGGTGCCGCTCGACGGCGGCATGCTCTACGTGGAGCCGGTGTACGTCCGCAGCTCCGGGCTGAAGTACCCGCTGCTGCGCAAGGTCCTCGTGACCTATGGCGGCCAGACGGCCTTCGAGGACACCTTGGAGAAGGCGCTGAACGTGGTCTTCGGGGCCGAGGCCCCGACCACACCGGTTCCGCCGGCCCAGCCGCCGGGTGAGGGCACCGTCACGCCGCCGACCAACCAGGACCCGACGGTCAAGGCGGCCCTCTCCGACGCCCAGAAGGCGATCGAGGAGGCCGAGAAGGCCCGGCAGGCCGGTGACTGGGCGGCCTTCGGCAAGGCCCAGGACGACATCAAGGCCGCGCTGAAGCGGGCGATCGAGGCGGAGGCGAAGGCCACGCCCCCTCCCGCGGGCGGTTGA
- a CDS encoding PPA1309 family protein yields MLSMSNVSPSPTPSDEPTPPTAPMAASPLTRACLEIDEYAAGLGWDKPARLFALVDTARLKKQEPRLASQLGLDTDDAGKSSLTPIEQDTVPSGTPLDTFLGTIAWPDAVIGCALTVERLMLPPSAEASVPEGLSDKQLAKWVAGHPERQEVRITVAVLRDGSRETAVRLREKDSATEVLTGGGLVPGLAEALAATFA; encoded by the coding sequence ATGTTGTCCATGTCCAACGTTTCGCCTTCCCCCACGCCGTCCGACGAGCCGACTCCGCCGACGGCCCCCATGGCGGCCAGTCCGCTGACCCGCGCCTGTCTCGAGATCGACGAGTACGCCGCCGGCCTCGGCTGGGACAAGCCCGCGCGGCTGTTCGCGCTGGTCGACACCGCCCGGCTCAAGAAGCAGGAGCCGCGCCTGGCCTCCCAGCTCGGCCTCGACACGGACGACGCCGGCAAGAGCTCCCTCACCCCGATCGAGCAGGACACCGTCCCGTCCGGAACCCCGCTCGACACGTTCCTGGGCACCATCGCCTGGCCCGACGCCGTCATCGGGTGTGCGCTGACCGTCGAGCGCCTGATGCTGCCGCCGTCCGCGGAGGCCTCCGTACCGGAGGGCCTGAGCGACAAGCAGCTGGCGAAGTGGGTCGCCGGGCATCCGGAGCGGCAGGAGGTCCGGATCACCGTGGCCGTCCTGCGCGACGGCTCGCGCGAGACAGCCGTACGACTGCGCGAGAAGGACTCCGCGACGGAGGTCCTCACCGGCGGGGGCCTGGTGCCGGGACTGGCCGAGGCCCTGGCCGCGACCTTCGCCTAG
- a CDS encoding PDZ domain-containing protein — protein sequence MPRRTATMLASTLVLFALLCAGVFIKVPYSEMSPGPTVNTLGDSHGEPVLSISGRKTYPTSGHLNMTTVRVTGADYDMNLVEAVYGWLAGDNIVVPHENLYPNGKTDAESTQENAEEFSQSQQSAKVAALRQLDIPVTARVIVASVVKDSPSEGLLHAGDVVKAVDGAPVTAPEDVAKLVTKRKPGEPVEFTIVPAADAAAAAKAGREPAGTSKVTITTGKAEGDGRAIVGIRAGSDHTFPFTIDIKLADVGGPSAGLMFALGIVDKLTPEDLTGGKFVAGTGTIDDAGKVGPIGGIQMKTIGARKAGAEYFLTPADNCASAASNVPDGLTLVKVSTIDDAMKSLQKIGKGDTAGLPQCGAKP from the coding sequence ATGCCACGCCGCACCGCGACGATGCTCGCCTCCACCCTGGTGCTGTTCGCGCTGCTCTGCGCGGGGGTCTTCATCAAGGTCCCGTACTCCGAGATGAGCCCCGGCCCGACCGTGAACACGCTCGGGGACTCGCACGGTGAGCCCGTCCTCAGCATCTCGGGGCGCAAGACGTACCCGACCAGCGGTCACCTCAACATGACGACGGTCCGCGTCACGGGCGCCGACTACGACATGAATCTGGTGGAAGCCGTCTACGGGTGGCTGGCGGGCGACAACATCGTCGTCCCGCACGAGAACCTCTACCCGAACGGCAAGACCGACGCGGAGTCCACCCAGGAGAACGCCGAGGAGTTCAGCCAGTCCCAGCAGAGCGCCAAGGTCGCGGCGCTCCGGCAGCTCGACATCCCGGTCACCGCCCGGGTGATCGTCGCCTCCGTGGTCAAGGACAGCCCCTCCGAGGGCCTGCTGCACGCCGGTGACGTGGTCAAGGCCGTGGACGGCGCCCCCGTCACCGCCCCCGAGGACGTGGCCAAGCTCGTCACGAAGCGCAAGCCCGGCGAACCGGTCGAGTTCACCATCGTGCCCGCCGCCGACGCCGCCGCGGCCGCGAAGGCCGGCCGCGAGCCCGCAGGCACCTCCAAGGTCACCATCACCACCGGCAAGGCGGAGGGCGACGGCCGCGCCATCGTCGGCATCCGGGCCGGCTCCGACCACACCTTCCCGTTCACCATCGACATCAAGCTCGCCGACGTGGGCGGCCCGAGCGCCGGGCTGATGTTCGCGCTGGGCATCGTCGACAAGCTGACTCCGGAGGACCTGACCGGCGGGAAGTTCGTCGCGGGCACCGGCACCATCGACGACGCCGGCAAGGTCGGTCCGATCGGCGGCATCCAGATGAAGACCATCGGCGCCCGCAAGGCCGGTGCGGAGTACTTCCTCACTCCTGCCGACAACTGCGCCTCCGCGGCATCCAACGTGCCGGACGGGCTGACGCTGGTGAAGGTCTCCACCATCGACGACGCCATGAAGTCGTTGCAGAAGATCGGCAAGGGGGACACGGCCGGGCTGCCGCAGTGCGGCGCCAAGCCCTGA